The Desulfovibrio sp. genome includes a region encoding these proteins:
- a CDS encoding sulfite exporter TauE/SafE family protein: protein MVIIVLSLVSLLVGFLVGITGVGGILIPPALILFSGQETHMAIGTALASFLPVAAVGTVMYRRLGHINWYKALPYMAGSLAAWPGALVNTLMPAAPLVVMLACIVMFAGLCALRPPKPGRGSAFWQSGKGFFCIGAITALLAGLTGAGGPVVSIPWMIIAGVSPMTAVGLAMPYQVTTALFGTIGNVADGHVDFTMLPYICLMAFIGLFAGIAVTKRIPTEVLRKLIGGLCCGLGLFLLLRQLLS, encoded by the coding sequence ATGGTTATAATCGTTCTGTCTCTGGTGTCGTTGCTGGTGGGCTTTCTGGTGGGTATAACCGGGGTCGGGGGCATACTTATTCCTCCTGCTCTAATCCTGTTCAGCGGACAGGAAACCCACATGGCCATAGGCACGGCCCTGGCTTCATTTTTGCCCGTGGCTGCAGTGGGTACGGTCATGTACCGCCGCCTGGGGCATATCAACTGGTACAAGGCCCTGCCCTACATGGCGGGCAGCCTGGCAGCCTGGCCCGGAGCCTTGGTTAACACCCTGATGCCCGCTGCCCCACTGGTGGTCATGCTGGCCTGCATCGTCATGTTTGCCGGGCTGTGCGCCCTGCGGCCCCCCAAGCCGGGAAGAGGCAGCGCTTTCTGGCAGAGCGGCAAGGGCTTTTTCTGCATCGGAGCCATAACGGCACTGCTGGCTGGCCTCACAGGCGCTGGCGGGCCAGTGGTGTCCATCCCCTGGATGATCATCGCCGGGGTCTCGCCCATGACGGCGGTGGGACTTGCCATGCCCTATCAGGTGACCACGGCCCTTTTTGGCACCATTGGCAACGTGGCCGACGGCCATGTGGACTTTACCATGCTGCCGTATATCTGCCTTATGGCCTTCATAGGACTCTTTGCGGGCATAGCCGTGACAAAACGCATTCCCACGGAAGTGCTGCGCAAGCTCATTGGCGGTCTGTGCTGCGGACTTGGGCTGTTTTTGCTCTTGCGCCAGCTGCTCAGTTGA
- a CDS encoding CobD/CbiB family cobalamin biosynthesis protein — translation MSLTHGLALVFPWSVWECWWLAPVALVLDLWFGDPALPWRHPVCLVGKALDWLERPARRFMLAAGATHERCRGRLSGALALLALVACSGFAVWAVVSLPLVGLLAAVYLAWAGLAMGSLLQTGELVLERVEQAPEAEAREALSWLVSRDTSAMDRPLMRKTLADTLSENLTDAFTAPFFWLLVGGPVALWCYKAVSTTDSMWGYKTEKWRWLGWAGARADDGLAFVPARLAALSAALVHALFLLRQRLEAVCCDGSRDAARDGGRARDGGRDAAREGGCGGDGGCDAARDGGCDGAREGGCDAARDGGCGGDGPRFRYFPGGWPGRWPGLAVVARQASGMPSPNSGWPMTACAWLCGARMAGPSVYFGELVDKPWLGPPPDKGLPGASSAVWDAPRLLILCDLLRQSALYGGLALWALALVCFFIF, via the coding sequence GTGAGTCTGACCCACGGGCTGGCCCTTGTTTTCCCCTGGTCCGTGTGGGAGTGCTGGTGGCTGGCCCCTGTGGCCCTTGTTCTGGATTTATGGTTCGGCGATCCCGCCTTGCCCTGGCGGCATCCTGTCTGCCTTGTGGGCAAGGCGCTCGACTGGCTGGAGCGCCCCGCGCGGCGCTTTATGCTGGCGGCAGGGGCCACGCACGAGCGGTGCCGGGGCAGACTGTCAGGAGCGCTGGCCCTGCTGGCTCTGGTCGCCTGCTCGGGATTCGCCGTCTGGGCAGTTGTGTCTTTGCCCCTGGTGGGCCTGCTGGCGGCCGTCTATCTGGCCTGGGCCGGACTTGCCATGGGCAGCCTGCTGCAAACGGGCGAGCTTGTGCTGGAAAGGGTGGAGCAGGCCCCGGAAGCCGAGGCCCGTGAAGCGCTGTCATGGCTGGTAAGCCGCGACACCAGCGCCATGGATCGCCCCCTCATGCGCAAGACCCTGGCCGACACGCTTTCCGAAAATCTCACGGATGCCTTTACCGCGCCGTTTTTCTGGCTGCTGGTGGGCGGGCCGGTGGCCCTCTGGTGCTACAAGGCCGTGAGCACCACGGATTCCATGTGGGGCTATAAGACGGAAAAGTGGCGCTGGCTCGGCTGGGCCGGAGCGCGGGCCGACGATGGGCTGGCCTTTGTACCCGCGCGTCTGGCTGCCTTGAGCGCGGCGCTGGTTCACGCTCTTTTTTTGCTGCGGCAAAGGCTTGAAGCGGTGTGCTGCGATGGTAGCCGTGATGCTGCCCGTGACGGTGGCCGTGCCCGTGATGGTGGCCGTGATGCTGCCCGTGAGGGTGGCTGTGGCGGTGATGGCGGCTGTGATGCTGCCCGCGATGGCGGCTGTGATGGTGCCCGTGAGGGTGGCTGTGATGCTGCCCGTGACGGCGGCTGTGGCGGTGATGGCCCGCGGTTCAGATACTTCCCCGGCGGCTGGCCCGGTCGCTGGCCCGGTCTGGCCGTGGTGGCCCGTCAGGCTTCGGGCATGCCCAGCCCCAATTCGGGTTGGCCCATGACGGCCTGCGCCTGGCTGTGCGGAGCGCGTATGGCCGGGCCTTCAGTCTATTTCGGTGAACTGGTTGACAAACCGTGGCTCGGGCCGCCCCCGGACAAGGGGCTGCCCGGCGCGTCTTCCGCCGTGTGGGACGCCCCCCGCCTGCTGATCTTGTGTGACCTCCTGCGGCAAAGTGCTCTTTACGGCGGTCTGGCCTTGTGGGCCCTGGCCCTTGTGTGTTTTTTTATTTTCTGA
- a CDS encoding tRNA (cytidine(34)-2'-O)-methyltransferase — MQIVLYEPEIPPNTGNVARLCAATGVTLNLIEPLGFKLEDRYLKRAGLDYWPNVRLNVWPHWRAFVETSGAGGAGGRLVFTSAKASEKSAAVHHFAFEPDDFLVFGPETRGLPQDILALSPHRVRIPMLEGRVRSINLSTSAGIVLYAALARANLMETWT, encoded by the coding sequence ATGCAGATAGTTCTTTATGAGCCGGAAATTCCCCCCAATACGGGCAATGTCGCCCGGCTCTGCGCCGCCACCGGCGTGACGCTCAACCTGATTGAACCCCTGGGTTTCAAGCTTGAAGACCGCTACCTCAAGCGCGCGGGCCTGGACTACTGGCCCAATGTGCGCCTGAACGTCTGGCCCCACTGGCGGGCCTTTGTGGAAACATCCGGCGCGGGCGGCGCGGGCGGGCGGCTGGTGTTCACCTCGGCCAAGGCTTCTGAAAAGAGCGCGGCTGTGCACCATTTTGCCTTCGAGCCTGACGATTTTCTGGTTTTCGGGCCTGAAACACGCGGGCTGCCGCAGGATATTCTGGCCCTGTCGCCACACCGCGTGCGTATTCCTATGCTGGAAGGGCGCGTGCGCAGCATCAACCTGTCCACATCGGCGGGCATTGTGCTGTACGCGGCTCTGGCCAGAGCCAATCTTATGGAGACCTGGACGTGA
- a CDS encoding hydantoinase/oxoprolinase family protein — MKQKHGANAPAGQIFLLGIDAGGTNTDAVLLVQDEDVSEGPSTSFSERTPTAPAALPSVRLLAAAKTRTKHDDLPASVREVLHALARALDDDAAARALGGASLLGRVSRVTLGATLAVNALVQDKADAVALALSAGPGLDPRRFAMGRHVFVVPGGLDHRGTEVSPLDVGGLEVQAARWRAEGIAAVACVGKFSPRNPAHEQHMARALSRGSAASATNSPTAGPSVASTAAPAEGPAIAPDVKPGASFCITLGHKLSGRLNFPRRIATAYFNAAVQRLHSNFLDAVESALAESGVRAAVRLLKADGGAVPLSLSRREPVQSVLSGPAASVMGVLALCPAARQGCALLLDIGGTTTDMALAVDGSPVVDREGMTLQGRRTLVRALASVSIGVGGDSLVSVDGHGAGASVRVGPLRQGPAMAFGGTSPTLLDALNTLHSIPQAHEAGTGSSMGEAQARYAVHEPSYVLAPNMLEDMAGELAGNVAASLCGMEALAQQCGLDPRVLARKAVDNALNQIRRAADALTEAVNARPIYTLAGLRALQEARPARAWLVGGPAACMKAHLTAALGLPVDCPPHTAVANAVGAALTLPTDAVEVYADTGSGLLRAPALDLTENIRKGCSLDALGERARELLLQRLEQAGAEGAAVEITEAESFATLDDNGFGSRDMRVVCQAVPGLAGLVAD; from the coding sequence ATGAAGCAGAAGCATGGCGCAAACGCGCCCGCAGGGCAGATTTTTTTGCTGGGCATAGATGCCGGAGGAACCAACACCGACGCGGTTCTTCTTGTGCAGGATGAGGACGTGTCTGAAGGCCCCTCGACATCATTTTCGGAGCGGACGCCAACTGCCCCGGCGGCGCTGCCGAGCGTGCGCCTGCTGGCTGCGGCCAAAACGCGCACAAAGCACGATGATCTGCCCGCTTCGGTACGCGAGGTGCTGCACGCCCTGGCCCGCGCCCTGGACGACGATGCCGCCGCCCGCGCCCTTGGTGGGGCAAGCCTTTTGGGCCGCGTCAGCCGCGTCACCCTGGGGGCCACGCTGGCGGTCAACGCGCTTGTGCAGGACAAGGCCGATGCCGTGGCCCTTGCCCTTTCCGCCGGGCCGGGGCTTGATCCCCGGCGTTTTGCCATGGGGCGGCATGTGTTTGTTGTCCCCGGCGGGTTGGATCACAGAGGCACGGAGGTCAGCCCGCTCGATGTCGGCGGTCTTGAAGTCCAGGCTGCCCGCTGGCGTGCGGAAGGCATTGCCGCCGTGGCCTGCGTGGGCAAATTCTCGCCGCGCAATCCCGCCCACGAGCAGCACATGGCGCGGGCCCTGAGCCGTGGGAGCGCCGCGTCAGCCACAAACAGCCCCACTGCCGGGCCAAGTGTCGCGTCCACTGCCGCGCCAGCGGAAGGGCCAGCTATAGCGCCAGATGTAAAGCCTGGCGCATCCTTTTGCATCACCCTGGGGCACAAGCTTTCGGGGCGGCTCAATTTTCCCCGCCGCATCGCCACAGCCTACTTTAACGCAGCCGTGCAGCGCCTGCACTCCAACTTTCTGGACGCTGTGGAGAGCGCACTGGCAGAGTCCGGAGTTCGCGCCGCCGTGCGCCTGCTCAAGGCTGACGGCGGGGCCGTGCCCCTGAGCCTTTCGCGGCGTGAACCGGTGCAGTCGGTTCTTTCCGGCCCGGCCGCCAGCGTTATGGGCGTGCTGGCCCTGTGCCCGGCTGCCCGTCAGGGCTGCGCCCTGCTGCTGGATATAGGCGGCACCACCACAGACATGGCCCTGGCTGTGGACGGCTCCCCCGTGGTGGACAGGGAGGGCATGACCCTTCAGGGGCGGCGAACCCTGGTGCGCGCCCTTGCTTCGGTTTCCATCGGCGTGGGCGGCGACTCCCTTGTGTCTGTTGATGGTCACGGGGCCGGAGCCTCGGTACGGGTGGGGCCGCTGCGTCAGGGGCCGGCCATGGCTTTTGGCGGCACGAGTCCGACCCTGCTGGACGCGCTCAATACCCTGCACAGCATCCCGCAGGCGCACGAGGCCGGAACAGGCTCGTCAATGGGGGAGGCTCAGGCCAGATATGCCGTTCACGAGCCGAGTTATGTGCTGGCCCCTAATATGCTGGAGGATATGGCGGGCGAACTGGCCGGAAACGTGGCCGCCTCCCTGTGCGGCATGGAGGCGCTGGCGCAACAGTGCGGCCTTGATCCTCGTGTTCTGGCCCGCAAGGCTGTGGACAATGCCCTTAATCAGATCCGCCGCGCCGCCGATGCTCTGACGGAGGCCGTCAACGCCCGCCCCATCTATACGCTGGCGGGCCTGCGGGCCTTGCAGGAGGCGCGTCCTGCGCGCGCATGGCTGGTGGGCGGCCCGGCGGCCTGCATGAAGGCGCATCTGACCGCCGCCCTTGGGCTGCCCGTGGATTGCCCGCCCCATACGGCTGTGGCCAATGCCGTGGGCGCGGCCCTTACCCTGCCCACCGACGCCGTTGAAGTCTACGCCGACACGGGCTCCGGCCTTTTGCGCGCCCCTGCGCTGGATCTGACGGAAAACATCCGTAAGGGATGCAGCCTTGACGCCCTTGGCGAGCGGGCCAGGGAGCTTTTGCTCCAGAGGCTGGAGCAGGCCGGTGCGGAAGGGGCCGCCGTGGAAATCACCGAGGCCGAGAGCTTTGCCACGCTGGACGACAACGGCTTCGGCAGCAGGGACATGCGCGTCGTGTGTCAGGCTGTGCCTGGTCTGGCGGGGCTCGTGGCTGACTAG